In Myxococcus stipitatus, the following are encoded in one genomic region:
- a CDS encoding TetR/AcrR family transcriptional regulator produces the protein MPHPPEQKQTTHERILEAAGGLFRQKGFLGASVETVMRAAGLTVGGFYAHFSSKQALLIESLQRIMSRQRVDWPQGLEDLRGEEWLSHLVRRYLSRTHRDADVPTCPLPAVLSDVVRGEPELKQALAHELDLTAENFAAHLPSDERASARERALATYALCIGTLTLAKATAGTPLSDELLRAARRVAVLAADTTEPSSGNKGGAAK, from the coding sequence ATGCCCCATCCCCCGGAGCAGAAGCAGACGACACACGAGCGAATCCTGGAGGCGGCGGGAGGGCTGTTCCGCCAGAAGGGCTTCCTGGGGGCGAGCGTGGAGACGGTGATGCGCGCCGCGGGCCTCACGGTGGGCGGCTTCTATGCGCACTTCAGCTCGAAGCAGGCGCTGCTCATCGAGTCGCTACAGCGCATCATGAGCCGTCAGCGGGTGGACTGGCCGCAGGGGCTCGAGGACCTGCGCGGCGAGGAGTGGCTGAGCCACCTGGTGCGTCGCTATCTCTCGCGAACACACCGGGACGCGGACGTGCCCACGTGCCCCCTGCCCGCCGTGTTGTCCGACGTGGTGCGCGGAGAGCCGGAGCTGAAGCAGGCGCTGGCGCACGAGTTGGACCTGACGGCGGAGAACTTCGCCGCGCATCTGCCATCGGACGAACGAGCCAGCGCGAGGGAGCGTGCGCTGGCGACGTATGCGCTGTGCATCGGAACGTTGACGCTGGCCAAGGCGACCGCGGGCACGCCCCTCTCCGACGAATTGCTCAGAGCGGCGCGGCGGGTCGCGGTGCTCGCGGCGGATACCACCGAGCCCTCGTCCGGGAACAAGGGCGGCGCGGCGAAGTGA
- a CDS encoding acetyl-CoA C-acyltransferase encodes MDAYIVDAVRTPRARAKPGKGALSGLHPQELMAQALKQLPLRTGIDVADVDDVVVGVVSQIEAQGANLARNAVLAAGWPIGIPGFSLNRFCGSGLQALSLAAMGVASGAQHLVIAGGVEQMSRYGLNADGGGTDGGNVDLRERFFQVPQGISADLIATLEGFTRQELDAWGLRSQQLAVQAQREGRFARSLFPVKNPRTGEVLLAADDHPRADTTAEKLAALAPSFIQLGARVEGPQGETLDELALRAYPRAGAVRHLHTAGTASGIADGAGAVLVASREYVRAHGLKVRARVRSVSAVGSDPVLMLTGPALAARKALDAAGLKARDIDLWEINEAFAAVVLQTARALELDLDRVNVNGGAIALGHPLGATGSILVGTALDELERRGQSLALVTLCTSGGQAVAAVLERH; translated from the coding sequence ATGGATGCCTACATCGTGGATGCGGTGAGGACCCCGAGGGCCCGGGCCAAGCCTGGGAAGGGAGCGCTCAGCGGACTTCACCCGCAGGAGTTGATGGCCCAGGCGTTGAAACAGTTGCCGCTGCGCACGGGCATCGACGTGGCGGACGTGGATGACGTGGTGGTGGGGGTGGTCTCCCAAATCGAGGCCCAGGGCGCGAACCTCGCGCGCAACGCGGTCCTCGCCGCGGGGTGGCCTATCGGAATCCCAGGCTTCAGCCTCAACCGCTTCTGTGGCTCGGGGCTCCAGGCCTTGTCGCTGGCGGCCATGGGCGTGGCGTCCGGAGCCCAGCACCTGGTCATCGCGGGAGGCGTCGAGCAGATGAGCCGGTACGGCCTCAACGCCGACGGTGGAGGCACGGACGGAGGCAACGTCGACCTGCGCGAGCGCTTCTTCCAGGTCCCCCAAGGCATCTCCGCGGACCTCATCGCGACGCTGGAGGGCTTCACCCGGCAGGAGTTGGACGCCTGGGGACTGCGCTCGCAGCAGCTCGCGGTGCAGGCCCAGAGGGAGGGCCGGTTCGCTCGAAGCCTGTTCCCGGTGAAGAATCCCCGCACCGGAGAGGTGCTGCTCGCCGCGGATGACCATCCTCGAGCAGATACGACGGCGGAGAAGCTGGCCGCGCTGGCCCCGTCCTTCATCCAACTGGGGGCCCGCGTCGAAGGCCCCCAAGGCGAGACGCTGGATGAGCTCGCGCTGCGGGCCTATCCCCGGGCGGGCGCGGTGCGCCACCTGCACACGGCGGGCACCGCGAGTGGCATCGCCGACGGTGCGGGCGCCGTGCTGGTGGCGTCGCGGGAGTACGTGCGCGCGCACGGCTTGAAGGTGCGCGCCCGCGTGAGGTCCGTGTCGGCTGTGGGAAGTGACCCGGTCCTGATGTTGACCGGACCGGCGCTCGCCGCGCGCAAGGCGCTGGATGCCGCGGGGCTGAAGGCTCGCGACATCGACCTCTGGGAAATCAACGAAGCGTTCGCGGCGGTGGTGCTACAGACGGCGCGTGCGTTGGAGCTCGACCTGGACCGGGTCAACGTCAACGGCGGTGCCATCGCCCTGGGGCATCCCCTGGGCGCGACGGGGAGCATCCTGGTGGGAACCGCCCTGGATGAGCTCGAGCGTCGCGGCCAGTCGCTGGCGTTGGTGACGTTGTGCACCAGTGGCGGTCAGGCGGTGGCGGCGGTGCTCGAGCGCCACTGA
- a CDS encoding SRPBCC family protein, producing the protein MAKRIASAVVVLIAGLIVFIATRPDSFHISRSRPIQAPPEVVHALINNFSKWPQWSPYEKVDPNLQRTYDGPAEGVGAGYAWKGNKNIGAGRMTIVASNPGERVTIRLEFIEPFAAVNQAEFILAPGTTTTHVTWSMSGPNTFLGKAMMGFGLMESFVGKQLEQGLTDLDTAAREEALKATQSAQAETPHLSPAP; encoded by the coding sequence ATGGCCAAGCGCATTGCGTCCGCGGTTGTCGTGCTCATCGCTGGATTGATTGTCTTCATCGCCACGCGTCCTGATTCCTTCCACATCTCCCGCAGCCGGCCCATCCAGGCTCCGCCGGAAGTCGTGCACGCGCTCATCAACAACTTCTCGAAGTGGCCCCAGTGGTCGCCGTACGAGAAGGTCGACCCGAACCTGCAGCGCACCTACGACGGGCCCGCGGAAGGCGTGGGCGCGGGCTACGCGTGGAAGGGGAACAAGAACATCGGCGCGGGCCGGATGACCATCGTCGCGAGCAACCCCGGCGAGCGGGTCACCATCCGCCTGGAGTTCATCGAGCCCTTCGCCGCCGTCAACCAGGCCGAGTTCATCCTCGCCCCGGGCACCACCACCACTCACGTCACCTGGAGCATGTCGGGGCCGAACACCTTCCTCGGGAAGGCGATGATGGGCTTCGGCCTCATGGAGTCGTTCGTGGGCAAGCAGTTGGAGCAGGGCCTGACGGACCTGGACACGGCCGCGCGCGAGGAGGCCCTCAAGGCCACGCAGTCCGCGCAGGCGGAGACGCCCCACCTCTCGCCCGCGCCCTGA
- a CDS encoding YciI family protein gives MAMRFMLLLKASRDTESELWPSEALVTEMDRYNDELVRAGVLLDAAGLHPSAFGARIDFSHGKRTVTHGPFLETHQLIAGFWMIQVRSLEEALEWGRRWLHPQGGADSQIELRQVFEPRDALAVADEPVVHDAWLHAGRSRS, from the coding sequence ATGGCGATGCGATTCATGTTGCTGCTGAAGGCCAGCCGGGACACCGAATCAGAGCTGTGGCCAAGCGAGGCACTCGTCACGGAGATGGACCGCTACAACGACGAGCTGGTGAGAGCGGGCGTGCTCCTGGATGCCGCGGGCCTTCATCCCAGCGCGTTCGGTGCGCGCATTGATTTCTCACACGGCAAGCGCACCGTGACACATGGACCATTCTTGGAAACGCATCAACTGATTGCTGGATTCTGGATGATTCAAGTGAGGTCCCTGGAGGAAGCGCTGGAGTGGGGGCGGCGCTGGCTGCATCCCCAGGGAGGCGCCGACTCACAAATCGAGCTGCGTCAGGTGTTCGAGCCCCGGGATGCTCTGGCGGTTGCGGACGAGCCGGTGGTGCATGACGCATGGTTGCATGCGGGGCGCTCGCGCTCCTGA
- a CDS encoding sulfite exporter TauE/SafE family protein → MSSDVAALLASLMPTPTLLAAALGALTVGLTGSVHCFLMCGPLACASLPSLQGHERRQAMLAYQGARLGAYALVGGLLGALGGGVTRVLAVSTRPYLPWLMVAALVASALDVGRRLPPLPGLARLAGLLSRWSAKFSWTVRAGAMGAVTPLLPCGLLYGVFAVALASGSPGGGALVMGAFALGGLPALLGAQLQVGLWSKRPRLSHFVLKRVMPLAAAAVLVVRAVNTSASCH, encoded by the coding sequence ATGTCCAGCGACGTCGCCGCCCTGCTCGCCTCACTCATGCCCACGCCCACGCTGCTCGCGGCGGCGCTGGGCGCACTCACCGTGGGGCTCACGGGAAGCGTGCACTGCTTCCTCATGTGTGGGCCGCTCGCCTGCGCGAGCCTCCCGTCGCTACAAGGACACGAGCGGCGCCAGGCCATGCTCGCCTATCAGGGCGCACGGCTGGGCGCATACGCACTCGTGGGAGGACTGCTGGGCGCGCTGGGCGGAGGTGTCACACGCGTGCTCGCCGTCTCCACGCGGCCCTACCTCCCGTGGTTGATGGTCGCCGCGCTCGTGGCCTCGGCCCTGGACGTGGGACGACGCCTGCCTCCCCTGCCTGGGCTCGCGCGGCTGGCGGGCCTGCTGTCGCGGTGGAGCGCAAAGTTTTCGTGGACGGTTCGCGCGGGCGCAATGGGTGCGGTGACGCCCCTGCTCCCCTGCGGACTGCTCTACGGCGTGTTCGCCGTGGCGCTCGCCAGCGGCTCGCCGGGCGGGGGCGCGCTGGTGATGGGAGCGTTCGCCCTGGGCGGCCTTCCCGCGCTCCTGGGCGCGCAGTTGCAAGTGGGCTTGTGGAGCAAGCGGCCTCGCCTCTCCCACTTCGTCTTGAAGCGGGTCATGCCCCTCGCGGCGGCCGCGGTGCTCGTCGTCCGCGCGGTGAATACCTCAGCGTCGTGTCACTGA